In Sphingopyxis sp. FD7, a single window of DNA contains:
- a CDS encoding thioredoxin family protein, producing MKLASEAFVTRIGWALAALLAALWLATGPAYAQATNITPRLVAESAAPAPGGMTTLALTMTPEKPWHGYWVNGGDAGFGLTVDWNLPDGVTIAPFRYPVPDALILFGMMNHVYEHPYALLAELSVDRSVAPGTDLTLSGVANWLACTDKVCVPEKAVISVGLKAGDGRISAETRARFDAWRALLPQPLDRQGRWERRGDHVRFAIPLPASVAIEKPHLFVETQDVIDYAAPQRISRNGDRIIVEARAKGTREGPVAALLRTGDGRGLSLTLAPGAVPPAGDVIATRSVGIDMRLFWTALGGAILGGLILNLMPCVFPILSLKALSLARSGGAAQTARIEALAYTAGAVVTALLLGGALLALRAAGEQVGWAFQLQHPVSVLALLILALAITLNLLGFYELPSIGGGQALADRGGAAGGFWTGALAAFVATPCSGPLLGAALGATLALPAWAALPIFGGLGLGLALPFLAIGFAPALRNRLPKPGPWMSRFRRWMALPMGLTAFALIWLLWRQLGGGEQLVWPAVAVAMALVLLIHYGAVQRGDRRSWLLVASGLLFTVSLGATVAEVAKAERTAEGAGSTFSPEVLARARATGKPVFVYFTADWCLSCKANEAGAINREAVQKAFVRAGVVTLVGDWTNGDPVITRTLAEHGRNSVPLYLWYAPGSDKPEILPQILTPGMLTEIAEKK from the coding sequence ATGAAATTGGCGAGTGAGGCTTTTGTGACACGCATCGGATGGGCGCTCGCCGCCTTGCTTGCCGCGCTGTGGCTGGCCACCGGTCCCGCGTACGCGCAGGCGACGAACATCACGCCGCGGCTGGTCGCCGAATCGGCAGCGCCCGCGCCCGGCGGCATGACGACGCTCGCGCTGACGATGACACCCGAAAAGCCGTGGCACGGCTATTGGGTCAATGGCGGCGACGCGGGCTTCGGGCTGACGGTTGACTGGAACCTGCCCGACGGTGTGACCATCGCGCCCTTTCGTTATCCCGTCCCCGACGCGCTGATCCTCTTTGGCATGATGAACCATGTCTATGAACATCCCTATGCCTTGCTCGCCGAACTCAGCGTCGACCGCTCGGTCGCGCCGGGAACCGATCTCACCCTGTCGGGGGTCGCCAACTGGCTCGCCTGCACCGACAAGGTGTGCGTCCCCGAAAAGGCGGTGATCTCGGTCGGTTTGAAAGCGGGCGACGGAAGGATTTCCGCCGAAACGCGCGCGCGCTTCGACGCCTGGCGGGCGCTCCTGCCCCAGCCGCTCGACCGGCAGGGCAGATGGGAACGGCGCGGCGACCATGTCCGTTTCGCGATCCCCCTACCCGCCAGCGTGGCGATCGAAAAGCCGCACCTGTTCGTCGAGACGCAGGATGTGATCGACTATGCCGCGCCGCAGCGCATCAGCCGCAATGGCGACCGCATCATCGTCGAGGCGCGCGCCAAGGGGACGCGCGAGGGGCCGGTGGCGGCGCTGCTGAGGACCGGCGACGGGCGCGGCCTGTCGCTGACGCTTGCGCCGGGCGCCGTGCCCCCCGCCGGGGATGTGATCGCGACCCGCAGCGTGGGTATCGACATGCGCCTGTTCTGGACCGCGCTCGGCGGCGCGATTCTGGGCGGGCTGATTCTCAATCTCATGCCCTGCGTCTTTCCGATCCTGAGCCTGAAGGCGCTGAGCCTCGCGCGGTCGGGCGGCGCCGCGCAAACGGCCAGGATCGAGGCGCTGGCCTATACCGCGGGTGCCGTCGTCACCGCCCTGCTGCTCGGCGGCGCTTTGCTCGCATTGCGCGCGGCGGGCGAGCAGGTCGGCTGGGCGTTCCAGCTCCAGCATCCGGTCAGCGTGCTCGCGCTGCTGATCCTTGCGCTCGCGATCACGCTCAACCTGCTGGGATTTTATGAATTGCCCTCGATCGGCGGCGGACAGGCGCTCGCGGATCGGGGCGGCGCGGCGGGCGGCTTCTGGACCGGCGCGCTCGCCGCCTTCGTCGCGACGCCGTGCAGCGGGCCGCTGCTCGGCGCGGCGCTCGGCGCGACGCTGGCGCTGCCCGCCTGGGCGGCGCTGCCGATCTTTGGGGGCCTGGGGCTGGGGCTGGCCCTGCCTTTCCTTGCGATCGGCTTTGCCCCCGCGCTCCGAAATCGGTTGCCGAAGCCGGGGCCGTGGATGAGCAGGTTTCGGCGCTGGATGGCGCTGCCGATGGGACTGACTGCATTCGCGCTGATCTGGCTTTTATGGCGCCAGCTCGGCGGCGGCGAGCAGCTTGTGTGGCCCGCCGTGGCCGTCGCCATGGCGCTCGTGCTGCTCATCCACTATGGTGCGGTCCAGCGCGGCGACCGGCGATCATGGCTGCTGGTCGCCTCCGGCCTTCTCTTCACCGTCAGCCTCGGCGCGACCGTCGCCGAAGTCGCGAAGGCCGAACGGACCGCCGAGGGCGCCGGCTCGACTTTCTCTCCCGAAGTGCTCGCGAGGGCGCGCGCCACGGGCAAGCCCGTCTTCGTCTATTTCACCGCCGACTGGTGCCTGTCGTGCAAGGCGAACGAGGCGGGCGCGATCAATCGCGAGGCGGTGCAGAAGGCATTTGTCAGGGCGGGCGTCGTCACGCTGGTCGGCGACTGGACGAACGGCGATCCTGTCATCACGCGCACGCTCGCCGAACATGGCCGCAACAGCGTGCCGCTTTACCTCTGGTATGCGCCCGGCTCTGACAAACCCGAGATATTGCCGCAGATATTGACGCCGGGGATGCTCACCGAAATAGCCGAAAAGAAATGA